One genomic window of Candidatus Bathyarchaeota archaeon includes the following:
- a CDS encoding TatD family hydrolase, which produces MRFVDVHLHLSDPEYEAQVDEVVEDAESSNVIALVSNSVNFQTSLQSIKLAEKYPTLVYAALGIHPWNVKELLPDELECIVDLILNYRKYERMVAIGEIGLDYKYLKGEKKELMSRQYEVFCEMLHLSEKLSLPAVIHSRGKTSEIMNILSSYNIKKVLLHWFSNPVKLLPEIVDRGYYITEGPATVYSTHIQDIIRRIPLENLLTETDGPVRFFRLPFKGKMTTPSFIPLVVNAIAKIKGKQEAEVAKRIFQNFVTFFEIEPT; this is translated from the coding sequence ATGAGATTCGTGGATGTCCATCTACACCTGTCAGACCCGGAATACGAAGCACAGGTCGATGAAGTAGTAGAAGACGCCGAAAGTTCAAACGTTATTGCTTTGGTATCTAACTCGGTGAACTTTCAAACAAGTCTTCAGAGCATCAAACTCGCAGAAAAATATCCCACGCTTGTGTACGCTGCTTTAGGAATACATCCGTGGAATGTCAAGGAGTTATTGCCTGATGAATTAGAATGTATAGTAGACTTGATCCTTAACTATAGAAAGTATGAAAGAATGGTCGCGATTGGTGAGATAGGGTTAGATTACAAGTATTTGAAGGGGGAAAAAAAGGAACTCATGAGCAGGCAGTATGAAGTGTTTTGTGAGATGTTGCACCTTAGCGAAAAGCTTTCCTTACCTGCAGTAATTCATTCAAGAGGAAAAACCTCAGAAATCATGAATATACTCTCCTCTTACAACATCAAGAAAGTATTGTTACACTGGTTCAGCAATCCAGTGAAACTGCTGCCTGAAATTGTAGACCGCGGATATTATATTACAGAAGGCCCTGCAACAGTTTATTCGACCCACATACAAGACATTATTCGTCGAATTCCCCTCGAAAATCTGTTAACTGAAACAGATGGCCCTGTCAGATTCTTTAGGCTGCCTTTTAAAGGAAAGATGACCACACCTTCATTTATACCGCTGGTAGTAAATGCAATAGCAAAAATAAAAGGCAAACAGGAAGCGGAAGTGGCTAAACGGATTTTTCAGAACTTTGTGACCTTTTTCGAGATAGAACCGACATAA
- a CDS encoding NFYB/HAP3 family transcription factor subunit: MADLELSIAPMHRIIKKAKADRVSESAAQALAVALEDIGIKIAKEAIEYAMHAGRKTVKSEDIEIATRKVVGK; encoded by the coding sequence ATGGCTGATTTAGAGTTGTCTATTGCACCCATGCACCGAATAATCAAAAAAGCCAAAGCGGACAGAGTGAGCGAAAGTGCTGCACAAGCGTTAGCAGTTGCCCTTGAAGATATTGGAATCAAAATTGCCAAAGAGGCCATAGAATATGCGATGCACGCAGGGCGAAAAACTGTGAAATCAGAAGACATTGAGATTGCAACGCGCAAAGTAGTAGGGAAATAG
- a CDS encoding helix-hairpin-helix domain-containing protein: MLIYSAVVFVLALFGTTSFIFGYSMRPKKQKLHFITPSPTVESITKLTRVKGIGEKRAEQLKALGISTVADLSAASAEELAEQLQISSKITNRWVKNARNLLLEK; this comes from the coding sequence ATGCTGATTTACAGCGCGGTTGTCTTTGTCTTGGCTCTTTTCGGAACTACATCCTTTATTTTTGGCTATAGCATGCGCCCTAAGAAACAAAAATTACATTTCATCACTCCTTCTCCAACAGTTGAGTCCATTACAAAGTTAACACGGGTGAAAGGAATAGGCGAAAAAAGAGCTGAGCAACTGAAAGCGCTAGGAATTTCCACGGTGGCAGATTTGTCGGCAGCCTCTGCTGAAGAGTTGGCGGAACAACTCCAGATTTCATCCAAAATCACTAATCGATGGGTCAAAAACGCTAGGAATCTGCTGTTGGAAAAATAG
- a CDS encoding 30S ribosomal protein S17e — MGKVRQEHVKKAARELVGLYPDKFSTDFQSNKKAVESLAQTSSIKLRNRIAGYITRLVSIAKKAEESEMEESVEEDKQ, encoded by the coding sequence TTGGGCAAAGTGCGGCAAGAGCACGTGAAGAAAGCTGCCCGCGAATTAGTAGGGCTATACCCGGACAAATTCAGTACCGACTTTCAAAGCAACAAAAAAGCAGTAGAATCTCTAGCTCAAACCTCTTCAATTAAGCTTAGAAACAGGATAGCTGGATATATTACCAGGCTGGTCTCAATTGCCAAAAAGGCAGAAGAAAGTGAAATGGAAGAAAGCGTTGAAGAGGACAAACAGTAG
- a CDS encoding MoaD/ThiS family protein: MTIRIEVNLLGTLQEITKKRNVSLEFDSFVAVKDVISELATFFPSKFKQVLIDPELNDPRPNMIILLNKKEIGVLDGLDTRIEDGDNLVLIPVSHGG, from the coding sequence TTGACTATTAGAATAGAAGTAAATCTTCTAGGTACTCTACAAGAAATAACTAAGAAAAGGAATGTTTCACTGGAATTTGATAGCTTTGTAGCCGTCAAAGATGTGATTTCTGAGCTAGCAACCTTTTTTCCATCCAAGTTTAAACAAGTTTTGATTGACCCTGAACTCAACGATCCTCGACCAAATATGATTATTTTGCTTAATAAGAAAGAGATTGGTGTACTTGATGGACTCGACACTAGAATTGAGGATGGTGACAATTTGGTTTTGATTCCAGTCTCACATGGAGGCTAA
- a CDS encoding AMP phosphorylase, whose protein sequence is MKLKAKIIDLEIGKQMVLLHEKDAQEIGTLAHDWVKIISGKRKAVAFVDTTKSYLTQGEIGIFRDVHKEFKVKDGVGISVSVAEPPESIKFIHKKIGGEPLNKEEYYTIMHDLVNYRLDEVQIAAFVLAEEFHGLTMDEIEYLTRAMVDTGSVIDFDRSCYDKHSIGGVPGNKVTLLIVPIVAAAGLLIPKTSSRAITSASGTADTMEVLANVEFDATELKEIASKTSGAIVWGGKLGIAPADDLLIRVEHALNIDPFGQMLASILSKKLSVGADHVVVDIPVGTEAKVTTVEEARKLAKNFVELSERFNMHLQCGITYGGQPVGHMIGPALEAREALIALQGKGPASIVEKSTALAGMLLEMGFKAQPGQGKDLAKKILASGKALKKMREIIEIQGGNPRLRSEDIVIGHHTMVLKAPCDGFVTNVSNTAITTIARAAGAPREKGAGVALRWKRGYKVKKNDILLEIYAERTSKLNTAYNLALTMNPVTVEGMLLHKIPEF, encoded by the coding sequence ATTGGGTAAAAATTATTTCTGGAAAACGAAAGGCTGTGGCTTTCGTTGACACAACGAAATCTTATTTAACGCAAGGAGAAATTGGGATTTTTAGAGATGTTCATAAAGAGTTTAAAGTTAAAGATGGCGTGGGAATATCTGTTTCTGTAGCGGAACCACCAGAGTCAATAAAGTTTATTCACAAGAAGATAGGTGGCGAACCTCTCAACAAAGAAGAATACTATACTATAATGCATGACCTAGTCAATTACAGACTTGACGAAGTGCAGATTGCAGCTTTTGTATTAGCCGAAGAGTTTCATGGCTTAACAATGGACGAAATTGAATACTTGACCCGCGCCATGGTTGACACAGGGAGTGTGATTGACTTCGACCGTTCATGCTATGACAAGCACAGCATAGGAGGCGTGCCAGGCAACAAAGTTACATTATTAATTGTTCCTATTGTAGCAGCAGCTGGATTGCTTATTCCAAAAACTAGCAGTCGCGCCATAACCAGTGCCTCAGGAACTGCTGACACAATGGAAGTACTTGCCAATGTTGAATTTGACGCCACTGAGCTGAAGGAAATCGCATCGAAGACATCTGGAGCAATTGTTTGGGGTGGAAAACTTGGCATCGCACCAGCTGATGACTTGCTAATTCGCGTTGAACATGCGTTAAACATTGACCCTTTTGGACAAATGTTGGCAAGTATTCTCTCCAAAAAACTCTCAGTTGGAGCGGACCATGTAGTAGTTGACATTCCTGTGGGAACAGAAGCAAAGGTTACTACAGTGGAGGAAGCACGAAAACTTGCCAAAAACTTTGTCGAACTAAGCGAACGCTTTAACATGCATCTTCAGTGTGGTATCACTTATGGAGGGCAGCCCGTCGGACACATGATAGGCCCGGCGTTAGAAGCACGAGAAGCACTAATCGCGCTGCAAGGAAAAGGACCTGCAAGCATAGTTGAAAAATCTACAGCATTGGCAGGCATGCTTTTAGAAATGGGGTTCAAAGCTCAACCTGGTCAAGGCAAGGATTTGGCTAAAAAAATTCTTGCTTCCGGAAAAGCTTTGAAAAAAATGCGAGAAATTATTGAGATTCAAGGAGGCAACCCAAGACTTCGATCTGAAGACATCGTCATTGGGCACCACACCATGGTACTTAAAGCACCTTGCGATGGGTTCGTGACAAACGTCAGCAACACCGCAATAACCACTATAGCTAGAGCAGCTGGGGCGCCCCGAGAAAAAGGGGCTGGAGTAGCGCTGCGCTGGAAGAGAGGGTACAAAGTAAAGAAAAACGACATTCTATTAGAAATCTACGCCGAACGAACATCGAAACTCAACACTGCATATAATTTAGCTTTGACTATGAACCCTGTCACTGTTGAAGGAATGCTTCTTCACAAGATCCCAGAATTTTAA
- a CDS encoding metallophosphoesterase, whose amino-acid sequence MLLVQISDIHCGSMFRKKTLQDALKEINAMSPDVVLVTGDLTEEGLMTEFQTVAAQLKKLKAEKVIYVSGNHDYRSTGYLLFRRFFSFSQITEVGNVVIVVVSSARPDRDDGEVGHRQNLWLESTLAKHQDKLKIVAIHHHIIPVPDTGADQITVIDAGDVLRSLIKSEVDLVLCGHRHRPWRWQIQNMKVIHAGSVSCEKLRGFFCNSYNVITIKKKRIKEKLKIVNGEFMEFDAIVKMREVFHASDISS is encoded by the coding sequence ATGTTGCTAGTTCAAATTTCTGACATCCATTGTGGCTCAATGTTTCGAAAAAAAACACTGCAAGACGCTTTAAAAGAGATCAACGCAATGTCTCCAGACGTGGTTCTAGTAACTGGAGATCTAACTGAAGAGGGCTTAATGACTGAATTCCAAACCGTCGCAGCACAATTGAAAAAGTTGAAAGCAGAGAAGGTCATTTATGTAAGCGGAAACCACGACTATCGCTCTACAGGCTACCTACTCTTTAGGCGATTTTTCTCCTTTTCACAAATTACAGAGGTAGGAAATGTTGTTATTGTTGTGGTTAGCTCTGCAAGACCCGACAGAGACGACGGAGAAGTAGGCCACAGACAAAACCTCTGGCTAGAAAGCACGCTTGCAAAACATCAAGATAAATTGAAGATAGTAGCAATTCACCATCACATAATTCCTGTCCCAGATACGGGTGCAGACCAGATCACTGTTATAGATGCAGGCGACGTTCTAAGGAGTCTAATAAAATCAGAAGTAGACCTCGTATTGTGTGGTCACAGGCACAGACCCTGGCGATGGCAAATACAAAATATGAAAGTAATTCATGCTGGAAGCGTGTCCTGCGAAAAGCTTCGTGGTTTCTTCTGTAACTCTTACAATGTTATAACTATAAAGAAAAAAAGAATAAAGGAAAAACTGAAAATAGTAAATGGCGAATTCATGGAATTTGATGCTATCGTTAAAATGAGAGAAGTTTTTCATGCATCTGACATATCAAGCTGA